One Mycolicibacterium fortuitum subsp. fortuitum genomic window carries:
- a CDS encoding ESX-1 secretion-associated protein: MSNLELNLKVLTDYLGELGVQHEKATDLITGANRSVADIVSKIERTHGLICWSTIQALSGGEPRKVAGETIGKVSAEFTEKLGRAATNYNDVDYREGRSIGAAGTACQT; the protein is encoded by the coding sequence GTGTCCAACCTGGAATTGAACCTGAAAGTACTCACTGACTATTTAGGAGAGCTCGGAGTCCAGCATGAGAAGGCCACGGACCTCATAACCGGGGCAAATCGCTCCGTCGCCGATATCGTCTCCAAGATCGAACGCACACATGGCCTAATATGCTGGTCGACGATCCAGGCATTGTCAGGTGGCGAGCCTCGTAAAGTTGCTGGAGAGACTATTGGTAAAGTGTCAGCAGAGTTCACTGAGAAGCTGGGCCGAGCTGCGACCAATTACAACGATGTTGATTACCGTGAAGGTAGATCAATTGGCGCTGCTGGAACAGCGTGTCAGACTTAG
- a CDS encoding EspA/EspE family type VII secretion system effector, whose protein sequence is MSIAKHLFDISNGIRSGISDVPSLLTNIVELDVHGTITDGRKVIGDVGDVLNGAAGLGVELGSAPIKYAGSLGKWADSPVLSAAQLMIEGEKKLTGTGDIEAGAEYADSAIKLEEAVLTLIRADLDRTGWDGLAADAYDEMSQSHRRLVSRVSVADSNISKVLKEEAEQVRQTREVLDTTSQMLYDYGLATRALLALPGANAAKILLADRAAASAALATTTLRMLMMASDASGHGSYIRNMSNHYEKAKEDTSGNAGGCGPFVDPKYDQKENLPTRAKEGSPYTPRQEHHVYGPPAVPLPVETQAPQTHDLPADLPVPHITPPLRPPAGLPK, encoded by the coding sequence GTGAGTATTGCCAAGCATCTCTTCGACATCAGCAATGGCATCAGGAGCGGTATCAGTGACGTTCCGAGCCTATTAACCAACATCGTCGAGCTTGATGTTCACGGTACGATCACTGACGGTCGCAAGGTTATCGGAGACGTTGGGGACGTCCTGAACGGCGCGGCCGGGCTCGGTGTCGAACTGGGCTCTGCTCCGATCAAATATGCGGGCAGCCTTGGGAAGTGGGCAGATTCTCCGGTCCTATCAGCGGCACAACTCATGATTGAAGGCGAAAAGAAGCTCACGGGAACCGGCGATATCGAAGCGGGAGCCGAATACGCTGACTCGGCGATAAAATTGGAGGAAGCCGTCCTCACCTTGATCAGGGCTGATTTGGACAGAACTGGGTGGGATGGACTTGCTGCGGATGCATATGACGAGATGAGCCAATCACATCGCCGTCTTGTATCTAGAGTTTCAGTAGCGGATTCGAACATAAGTAAGGTGCTCAAGGAAGAAGCAGAGCAGGTACGACAAACCCGCGAAGTTCTCGATACTACGTCACAAATGCTATACGATTACGGGCTCGCAACGAGGGCACTCCTCGCCTTACCAGGTGCTAATGCGGCAAAGATTCTTCTCGCCGATCGAGCCGCGGCAAGTGCGGCACTTGCCACCACTACACTCCGCATGCTAATGATGGCGAGCGATGCAAGTGGTCATGGTTCATACATTCGCAACATGTCTAATCATTACGAGAAAGCAAAGGAAGACACGTCGGGAAATGCGGGCGGGTGTGGCCCATTCGTAGATCCAAAATACGACCAGAAAGAAAATCTTCCTACCCGCGCTAAAGAGGGTTCCCCATACACGCCGCGGCAAGAACATCACGTCTACGGACCGCCAGCCGTCCCGCTGCCCGTCGAGACGCAAGCCCCGCAAACACACGACCTACCAGCAGATTTGCCGGTGCCGCATATCACCCCGCCACTTCGCCCCCCCGCTGGGCTTCCCAAGTAG
- the pruA gene encoding L-glutamate gamma-semialdehyde dehydrogenase codes for MDAITNVPLPANEPVHDYAPGSAERARLATALDELAGAPIDLPHVIGGKHTMGGGARFDVVQPHRHSAKLGTLTNAEHSDARSAIDAALDAKADWARMPFDERAAVFLRAADLLSGPWREKIAAATMLGQSKTAYQAEIDAPCELIDFWRFNVEFARQILAQQPISSPGVWNRTDHRPLEGFVYAITPFNFTAIAGNLPTAPALMGNTVVWKPSPTQTFAAYLTMQLLEAAGLPPGVINLVTGDGVAVSDVALADPRLAGIHFTGSTATFQHLWREVGANIGNYHTYPRLVGETGGKDFVVAHTSARPDVLRTALIRGAFDYQGQKCSAASRAFIPRSVWHQMGDDFLSATSDLEYGDVTDLTNYGGAVIDERAYAKNVAAIERAKGAAGVTIAAGGEYDDSEGYFVRPTVLLSDDPTDEAFSTEYFGPILAVHVYPDAEYERILDVVDTGARYALTGAVIADDRAAVHTAADRLRNAAGNFYINDKPTGAVVGQQPFGGSRASGTNDKAGSALNLLRWTSARSIKETFVPPTKHTYPHMEV; via the coding sequence ATGGATGCCATCACCAACGTGCCGTTGCCGGCCAACGAGCCGGTTCATGACTACGCACCCGGCTCGGCCGAACGCGCGCGTCTGGCCACCGCGCTCGACGAGCTCGCCGGTGCCCCGATCGACCTGCCGCACGTCATCGGCGGCAAACACACCATGGGCGGCGGCGCCCGCTTCGACGTCGTACAACCACATCGCCACAGCGCGAAGCTGGGGACCCTGACCAACGCCGAGCACTCCGACGCCAGGTCCGCCATCGACGCCGCACTGGACGCCAAGGCCGACTGGGCCCGGATGCCGTTCGACGAACGTGCCGCGGTGTTCCTGCGCGCGGCCGACCTGCTGTCCGGGCCGTGGCGGGAGAAGATCGCCGCGGCGACCATGCTCGGCCAGTCCAAGACCGCCTATCAGGCCGAGATCGACGCCCCGTGCGAGCTGATCGACTTCTGGCGGTTCAACGTCGAGTTCGCCCGCCAAATCCTGGCGCAACAGCCCATCAGCAGCCCGGGTGTGTGGAACCGTACCGACCATCGGCCGCTCGAAGGCTTCGTCTACGCGATCACACCGTTCAACTTCACTGCGATCGCCGGGAACCTGCCCACCGCGCCGGCCTTGATGGGCAACACCGTGGTGTGGAAGCCCTCACCCACCCAGACCTTCGCGGCCTACCTGACGATGCAGCTGCTCGAAGCTGCCGGACTCCCGCCCGGGGTGATCAACCTCGTGACCGGTGACGGGGTCGCGGTTTCGGATGTGGCCCTGGCAGATCCGCGACTGGCCGGCATTCACTTCACCGGATCGACTGCCACCTTCCAGCACCTGTGGCGCGAGGTCGGCGCGAACATCGGCAACTACCACACCTATCCGCGACTGGTCGGCGAAACCGGCGGCAAGGACTTCGTCGTCGCGCATACCTCGGCCCGCCCGGATGTCCTGCGTACCGCGCTGATCCGCGGCGCCTTTGATTACCAGGGGCAGAAGTGCTCGGCCGCGTCGCGGGCCTTCATCCCGCGCTCAGTGTGGCACCAGATGGGCGACGACTTCCTCTCGGCCACATCGGACCTCGAATACGGCGACGTCACCGACCTGACCAACTACGGCGGTGCGGTGATCGACGAACGCGCCTACGCCAAGAACGTCGCGGCGATCGAACGAGCCAAGGGTGCCGCAGGTGTCACCATCGCCGCCGGCGGTGAATATGACGACAGTGAAGGCTATTTCGTGCGGCCCACCGTGCTGCTCTCCGACGACCCGACCGACGAGGCCTTCTCCACCGAGTACTTCGGCCCCATCCTGGCCGTGCACGTCTACCCCGACGCCGAGTACGAGCGCATCCTCGACGTCGTCGATACCGGCGCCCGCTACGCCCTGACCGGCGCGGTGATCGCCGACGACCGCGCCGCAGTGCACACCGCCGCCGACCGGCTGCGGAACGCCGCGGGCAACTTCTACATCAACGACAAGCCGACCGGTGCCGTCGTCGGGCAGCAGCCCTTCGGCGGATCGCGGGCCTCGGGCACCAACGACAAGGCCGGCTCCGCATTGAACCTGCTGCGCTGGACCTCGGCCCGCTCCATCAAGGAGACGTTCGTGCCGCCCACCAAGCACACCTACCCGCACATGGAGGTCTGA
- a CDS encoding acyl-CoA synthetase encodes MLLASLNPAAVAAGAELADAVTIDGTVLSRSDLVGAATSVAERVAVARRVAVLATPTPTTVLAIVGCLIAGVPVVPVSADVGAAERRHILTDSGAQAWLGEQPDDGDDPAGLPHIPVRLHARSWHRYPEPSPSSTAIIMYTSGTTGAPKGVPISRQAIADDIDALAAAWQWTADDTLVHGLPLFHVHGLVLGLLGSLRIGNRFIHTGKPTPAAYAQAQGTLYFGVPTVWSRVVKDLDSALALSTARLLVSGSAPLPVPVFDELVRLTGHAPVERYGSTESLITLSTRIDGDRRPGWVGLPVAGVQTRLVDDDGAPVPHDGETIGRLQIKGPMVFDGYLNRPDATAEAFDADGWYRTGDVAVIDGDGMHRIVGRESVDLIKSGGYRIGAGEIETALLGHDGVDEVAVVGVPDEDLGQRIVAFVVGTAAPEALIEFVAQQLSAHKRPREVRLVDSLPRNAMGKVMKKELAQRH; translated from the coding sequence GTGTTGCTGGCCTCCCTGAACCCCGCAGCCGTCGCGGCGGGCGCCGAACTCGCCGACGCCGTCACCATCGACGGGACCGTACTGAGCCGCAGTGACCTCGTCGGCGCCGCCACATCGGTGGCTGAGCGCGTCGCTGTCGCCCGCCGGGTCGCGGTCCTGGCGACACCCACCCCGACGACGGTCCTCGCCATCGTCGGGTGCCTGATCGCCGGCGTGCCGGTGGTCCCGGTGTCCGCCGACGTCGGCGCGGCAGAGCGCCGGCACATCCTCACCGACTCGGGGGCTCAGGCCTGGCTGGGGGAGCAGCCCGACGACGGCGATGATCCTGCGGGATTGCCGCACATCCCGGTGCGCCTGCACGCCCGGAGCTGGCACCGCTATCCCGAACCGTCGCCCAGCTCGACCGCGATCATCATGTACACCTCGGGAACCACCGGAGCGCCGAAGGGCGTGCCGATCAGCCGCCAGGCCATCGCCGACGACATCGACGCCCTGGCCGCCGCCTGGCAATGGACGGCCGATGACACGCTGGTGCACGGGCTGCCCCTGTTCCACGTGCATGGCCTGGTGCTCGGCCTGCTCGGCTCGCTGCGAATCGGGAATCGCTTCATACACACCGGAAAACCGACACCGGCCGCTTATGCGCAGGCGCAGGGCACGCTGTACTTCGGGGTGCCCACCGTGTGGTCCCGAGTGGTCAAAGATCTGGACTCGGCGCTGGCGTTGTCCACCGCGCGGCTGCTGGTATCCGGCAGTGCACCGCTGCCGGTGCCCGTGTTCGACGAGTTGGTCCGACTGACCGGCCATGCCCCGGTGGAGCGCTACGGCAGCACAGAGTCGCTGATCACCCTCAGTACCCGGATAGACGGTGACCGCAGGCCCGGCTGGGTCGGGCTGCCAGTGGCCGGAGTGCAGACCCGGCTTGTCGACGACGACGGCGCCCCCGTGCCCCACGACGGTGAAACCATCGGACGGCTACAGATCAAGGGCCCCATGGTGTTCGACGGCTACCTCAACCGGCCGGACGCCACCGCCGAGGCCTTCGATGCCGACGGCTGGTACCGCACCGGGGACGTCGCGGTGATCGACGGCGACGGGATGCACCGCATCGTGGGGCGTGAATCGGTGGACCTGATCAAATCGGGCGGGTACCGCATCGGCGCCGGTGAGATCGAGACCGCGCTGCTGGGTCATGACGGGGTCGACGAGGTCGCCGTCGTCGGGGTGCCCGACGAGGATCTCGGGCAGCGCATCGTCGCGTTCGTCGTCGGTACTGCTGCACCGGAGGCGTTGATCGAGTTTGTCGCCCAACAGCTTTCAGCACACAAACGGCCCCGTGAAGTACGTCTGGTAGACAGCCTGCCCCGCAACGCCATGGGCAAGGTGATGAAAAAAGAGCTGGCGCAACGGCACTGA
- a CDS encoding PucR family transcriptional regulator, producing the protein MRTTGVSLGQLLLALDATLVRLVQAPRGLDLPVASAALIDSDDVRLGLAPSAGAADVFFLLGVSEADALGWVDQQATRRVPTAIFIKQPSDAVVERAVTAGTAVVAVDPRARWERLYRLVNHVFEHHGDGALHDSGTDLFGLAQSVAERTHGMVSIEDAQSHVLAYSASSDEADDLRRLSILGRAGPPEHLAWIAQWGIFDALRSRREAVRVAERPELGLRPRLAIGIFTPTPDDRRAPAFVGTIWVQQGSRPLAEDAEEVLRGAAVLAARIIARLAAAPSTHAARVQELLGMGEEQAPVEVELIARELGVAVDGRAAVIGFDSGTAGTRMADVLALSASAFRHDAQMASVGSRVYVLFPNTGKAVTSWVRGTVASLRAELGLQLHAVVASPVAGLAGAAAARADVDRVLDTAERHPGTLAEVTSLAEARTTVLLDEIVTAIAADERLIDPRVRTLRADEPVLAETLGVYLDCFGDVAAAAQHLHVHPNTVRYRIRRVEQLLAASLNDADVRLLLALSLRATA; encoded by the coding sequence ATGCGCACGACCGGCGTCAGCCTGGGCCAACTGCTGTTGGCGCTGGATGCCACCCTGGTCCGGCTCGTTCAGGCGCCCCGCGGACTGGATCTGCCCGTGGCCTCGGCCGCGCTGATCGATTCCGACGATGTCCGTCTGGGTCTGGCCCCGTCCGCAGGCGCCGCAGACGTCTTCTTTCTGCTCGGGGTGTCCGAGGCCGACGCGCTGGGGTGGGTGGATCAGCAGGCCACACGACGGGTGCCGACGGCGATCTTCATCAAGCAGCCGTCGGATGCGGTCGTCGAACGAGCGGTGACCGCGGGCACCGCCGTGGTCGCCGTCGATCCGCGGGCCCGGTGGGAACGGCTGTACCGATTGGTCAACCATGTCTTCGAGCACCACGGGGACGGTGCGCTGCACGATTCGGGTACCGACCTGTTCGGCCTGGCCCAGTCGGTGGCCGAGCGCACGCACGGCATGGTCAGCATCGAGGACGCCCAGTCACACGTGTTGGCCTATTCCGCCTCCAGCGATGAAGCCGATGACTTGCGTCGCCTGTCCATCCTCGGCCGGGCAGGTCCACCGGAGCACCTGGCCTGGATCGCCCAGTGGGGCATCTTCGATGCGCTGCGTTCCCGTCGGGAGGCGGTGCGGGTGGCTGAGCGCCCCGAACTCGGGCTGCGCCCCAGGCTGGCGATCGGCATCTTCACGCCCACGCCGGACGATCGCCGCGCCCCGGCCTTCGTCGGCACCATCTGGGTGCAGCAGGGCAGCCGCCCGTTGGCCGAGGACGCCGAGGAGGTGTTGCGTGGCGCCGCGGTGTTGGCCGCGCGCATCATCGCGCGCCTGGCCGCCGCGCCGTCCACCCATGCCGCCCGGGTACAGGAACTGCTGGGGATGGGCGAGGAGCAGGCACCGGTCGAGGTGGAGTTGATCGCCCGCGAACTCGGTGTGGCAGTCGACGGGCGGGCTGCGGTCATCGGGTTCGACAGCGGCACCGCGGGCACCCGGATGGCCGATGTCCTGGCATTGAGCGCCAGCGCTTTTCGCCATGACGCACAGATGGCTTCGGTGGGGTCGCGGGTATACGTGCTGTTCCCAAACACCGGTAAGGCGGTGACGTCGTGGGTTCGGGGCACCGTGGCATCGCTGCGCGCCGAGTTGGGGCTGCAGCTTCACGCGGTGGTCGCCAGTCCGGTGGCCGGGTTGGCCGGCGCCGCCGCGGCGCGCGCCGATGTGGATCGGGTGCTCGACACTGCCGAGCGTCATCCCGGAACGCTGGCCGAAGTCACCTCATTGGCCGAGGCGCGCACCACTGTGCTGCTCGACGAGATCGTCACCGCCATCGCCGCCGACGAGCGGCTGATCGATCCGAGAGTGCGGACGTTGCGGGCCGACGAACCGGTTCTCGCCGAAACTCTCGGCGTGTACCTGGACTGTTTCGGTGACGTGGCCGCGGCCGCGCAGCACCTGCACGTACACCCCAACACCGTCCGCTACCGGATCCGCCGGGTCGAGCAGCTGCTCGCGGCCTCTCTCAATGATGCCGACGTCCGGCTGCTACTCGCGTTGAGTCTGCGTGCCACAGCATGA
- a CDS encoding carotenoid oxygenase family protein, with product MTTEAVQQESEHPFLSGNFAPVHDEVTVTDLTVTGTIPDYLDGRYLRTGPNPLRAPDPKRHHWFLGDGMAHGIRLRDGAASWYRNRWVRSSSVARQLGERWAGGAHTGGFDFPANTNIIGHAGKTLVITEAGARPYELTEELDTVGPSDFCGTLFGGFTAHPKHDPKTGELHAVSYNPLRGNLVTYTVTGVDGRVRRTVDVAVRANTMMHDFSLTENYVVIYDLPVLLDLTTMVKSAPARAAARRLTGFAARHAAPDFVLRAAMRGSERAALPTTSMPYRWTPEYGARLGVLPREGSAGDIRWFDIPPCYVFHALNGYDQTGPDGEQVVLDVVRHPEVFTTGDRLFTDSITLDRWTIDLHTGRVREHRLHDEVQEFPRIDDRLTGRQHRYGYTVALPSDPDAAPAAILRHDLRNGTADRIDFGAGREPGEFVFVPSGPDADENDGVVMGFVYDRAENRSDLVLLDGQTLAPVATVHIPVRVPHGFHGNWVPSDR from the coding sequence ATGACTACCGAAGCGGTGCAGCAGGAGTCCGAACATCCGTTTCTGAGCGGGAACTTCGCACCGGTGCACGACGAGGTCACCGTCACCGACCTCACGGTCACCGGGACCATTCCGGACTACCTCGACGGTCGCTACCTGCGCACCGGACCCAACCCGCTGCGGGCTCCCGACCCGAAACGCCACCACTGGTTTCTGGGCGACGGTATGGCACACGGAATCCGGCTGCGCGACGGCGCGGCGTCCTGGTACCGCAACCGCTGGGTGCGCTCGTCGTCGGTCGCACGTCAGCTCGGCGAGAGGTGGGCCGGCGGAGCCCACACGGGCGGCTTCGACTTCCCCGCCAATACGAACATCATCGGCCACGCCGGCAAGACCCTGGTGATCACAGAGGCGGGCGCGCGCCCCTATGAGCTCACCGAGGAACTCGACACGGTGGGCCCGTCCGATTTCTGCGGGACGCTGTTCGGCGGATTCACCGCACACCCCAAGCACGATCCGAAAACCGGTGAACTACACGCTGTTTCATACAATCCGCTACGTGGCAACCTGGTGACCTACACCGTCACCGGCGTGGACGGCAGAGTGCGGCGAACCGTCGACGTCGCCGTGCGTGCGAACACGATGATGCACGACTTCAGCTTGACCGAGAACTATGTGGTGATCTACGACCTTCCGGTACTGCTGGATCTGACGACGATGGTCAAGAGCGCGCCCGCTCGGGCCGCGGCGCGACGGTTGACCGGGTTCGCGGCGCGGCACGCGGCACCGGACTTCGTCCTGCGGGCGGCGATGCGCGGATCCGAACGTGCCGCGCTGCCGACGACGTCCATGCCCTACCGGTGGACGCCAGAGTACGGCGCGCGTCTCGGGGTGCTGCCCCGTGAGGGCTCGGCCGGCGACATCCGGTGGTTCGATATCCCGCCGTGCTACGTGTTCCACGCCCTCAACGGGTATGACCAGACCGGGCCTGACGGCGAACAGGTTGTGCTCGACGTCGTCCGGCATCCTGAGGTGTTCACTACTGGAGACCGGTTGTTCACCGACTCGATCACGTTGGACCGCTGGACCATTGACCTGCACACCGGCAGGGTGCGCGAGCACCGGCTCCATGACGAGGTTCAGGAGTTTCCCCGCATCGACGATCGGCTCACCGGGCGGCAGCACCGGTACGGCTACACCGTCGCCCTGCCGTCGGATCCGGACGCGGCACCGGCTGCCATCTTGCGCCACGACCTGCGCAACGGCACCGCAGACCGGATCGACTTCGGGGCCGGGCGCGAACCCGGCGAGTTCGTCTTCGTCCCGTCCGGACCGGACGCCGACGAGAACGACGGGGTGGTGATGGGATTCGTGTACGACCGCGCCGAGAACCGTAGTGATCTCGTACTACTCGACGGGCAGACTTTGGCACCCGTTGCCACCGTGCACATTCCGGTTCGCGTTCCGCACGGCTTCCACGGCAATTGGGTCCCTTCGGACCGTTAA
- a CDS encoding proline dehydrogenase family protein: MGVFQRVARPAILAASHSPRLRRTAERLPITRKVVDRFVAGETVPDALDTVGALRDSRRFVTVDYLGEDTTSVDDAERTVQAYLALLDGLAQRGDVDAKVRPLEVSLKLSALGQALPRDGEKIAYENAHTICAKAREVGAWVTVDAEDHTTTDSTLSIVRDLRTEFDWLGTVLQAYLHRTEADCRDFAAAGARIRLCKGAYDEPASVAYRDAAEVTASYLRCLRVLMAGSGYPMVASHDPAIIDAVPSLAEEFRRGVDGFEYQMLYNIRDAEQRRLADAGNHVRVYVPFGNEWYGYFVRRLAERPANLTFFLRALAERR, encoded by the coding sequence ATGGGCGTCTTTCAACGAGTTGCCCGCCCGGCGATCCTGGCCGCGTCACACTCACCGCGCCTGCGCCGTACGGCCGAACGCCTCCCGATCACCCGCAAGGTGGTGGACCGCTTTGTCGCGGGGGAAACTGTGCCGGACGCGCTCGACACCGTTGGTGCGCTGAGAGATTCGAGGCGCTTCGTCACAGTCGACTACCTCGGCGAGGACACCACCAGCGTCGACGACGCCGAACGCACTGTGCAGGCCTACCTGGCCCTGCTCGATGGTCTGGCGCAGCGCGGCGACGTCGATGCGAAGGTGCGCCCGCTCGAGGTGTCACTCAAACTCTCGGCCCTGGGGCAGGCGCTGCCCCGCGACGGCGAAAAGATCGCCTACGAGAACGCACACACCATCTGCGCGAAAGCCCGTGAGGTGGGGGCCTGGGTGACGGTAGACGCCGAAGACCACACCACCACCGACTCGACCCTGTCCATAGTGCGTGACCTGCGCACCGAATTCGACTGGCTCGGAACAGTTCTGCAAGCGTATCTGCACCGCACAGAGGCAGACTGCCGGGACTTCGCCGCAGCCGGAGCCCGGATCCGGCTGTGCAAGGGCGCCTACGACGAACCCGCATCGGTGGCCTACCGGGACGCAGCCGAGGTCACCGCTTCCTACCTACGGTGCCTGCGGGTGCTGATGGCCGGGTCGGGTTACCCGATGGTCGCCTCACACGACCCGGCCATCATCGACGCCGTGCCGAGCCTCGCCGAGGAATTCCGCCGGGGCGTTGACGGTTTCGAGTACCAGATGCTCTACAACATCCGCGACGCCGAACAACGCCGGCTCGCCGATGCGGGCAACCACGTCCGGGTGTACGTACCGTTCGGCAACGAGTGGTACGGCTACTTCGTGCGGCGGCTGGCCGAACGTCCGGCCAACCTGACCTTCTTCCTGCGGGCACTGGCCGAGCGGCGCTGA
- a CDS encoding YbaB/EbfC family DNA-binding protein — MGNEWAPSGGDWDDDDEVDVDNSMQLDGLPDYDDYSPTDDGNHDNWIVESHDARQPSTAEDDSTVETLIVTARNPGGSVTATATIDGRVFQLDLAPLVTRMTEPELAAEIVKVCGLATKQAEAAQYYLVANLMDELGQDPAGTRAFLEHTIGLPSPETVLNEKAQMFADHYADPDWRD; from the coding sequence ATGGGTAATGAGTGGGCTCCCTCAGGCGGCGACTGGGATGACGATGATGAAGTTGACGTCGACAATTCAATGCAGCTTGACGGACTTCCCGATTATGACGACTACTCGCCGACTGACGATGGCAATCACGATAACTGGATCGTTGAGTCTCATGATGCAAGACAACCGAGCACCGCTGAGGATGATTCGACTGTCGAGACTTTAATAGTGACGGCAAGAAACCCAGGCGGCTCCGTCACAGCCACTGCCACGATTGACGGCCGAGTGTTTCAACTGGACCTGGCTCCGCTGGTAACCAGAATGACTGAGCCAGAATTGGCAGCGGAAATCGTCAAAGTCTGCGGGCTCGCGACCAAGCAGGCGGAAGCAGCTCAGTACTACCTTGTCGCAAACTTGATGGACGAACTCGGCCAGGATCCGGCGGGGACACGTGCGTTTCTTGAACACACCATCGGGCTTCCATCGCCTGAGACGGTCCTCAACGAGAAAGCACAAATGTTTGCCGACCACTACGCTGACCCTGATTGGCGCGACTGA
- a CDS encoding NUDIX domain-containing protein produces the protein MTAAIRQTATREVYRNNWLRLREDDIVRPDGSTGIYAVVDKQTYALVIPYDAETDRFHLVEQFRYPLGLRRWEFPQGTAPEHQQLEPTALAHRELREETGLRAERMERLGQLDVAAGMSSQRGWVFLATGLTEGEHEREHEEQDMHSAWFSRDQLRRMIAEGEITDAQSLAALTFLLLREREIQR, from the coding sequence CTGACGGCCGCCATCCGGCAGACGGCGACACGAGAGGTGTACCGCAACAACTGGTTGAGGCTGCGTGAGGACGACATCGTCCGGCCCGACGGCAGCACCGGTATCTACGCCGTCGTGGACAAACAGACTTACGCCCTGGTGATCCCGTATGACGCCGAGACGGATCGGTTTCACCTCGTGGAGCAGTTCCGTTATCCGTTGGGGTTGCGGCGCTGGGAGTTCCCGCAGGGCACCGCTCCCGAGCATCAGCAGCTGGAGCCGACCGCGCTCGCCCACCGCGAGCTGCGCGAGGAGACGGGGCTGCGGGCCGAGCGCATGGAAAGACTCGGCCAACTCGATGTGGCGGCGGGGATGAGCAGCCAGCGCGGGTGGGTGTTCCTGGCAACCGGCCTCACCGAGGGCGAGCACGAACGCGAGCACGAGGAGCAGGACATGCACAGTGCGTGGTTCTCTCGCGACCAGCTTCGGCGCATGATCGCCGAGGGTGAGATCACCGATGCGCAGAGCCTGGCGGCCTTGACATTTCTGCTGTTGCGCGAGAGAGAGATTCAGCGTTGA
- a CDS encoding isopenicillin N synthase family dioxygenase produces the protein MTQPEVIVDQVVLRDGFVPLIDISSARNGDQRQRQAVADAIGRCCESSGFLLLVGHGVPDRVIDDANRALREFFSLPQAVKDQVKADPSDPLARGFSSAGSLAATNDGADRAAEHESPDHVEKFVYFPLGNPEGVDGPGWTDQRVAVAERWPEVAGFRTAYQRYYDEMAALATELSRLFALALGLREDWFDEKIDRHNSNLMANHYPADNQPEGHIRLSPHSDWGNLTILLQDESQSGLQVRGDRGDWLDVPVVPGSFVINIGDLLARWTNDRWVSTVHRVVSTGAPTAERFSLPFFHQPNFDAVIECIPTCATPDNPARYEPVVSGPYLLDKFRVAYALNPQ, from the coding sequence GTGACCCAACCAGAGGTGATTGTCGACCAAGTTGTCCTTCGCGACGGCTTCGTCCCGTTGATAGATATCAGCAGCGCCCGCAACGGCGACCAGCGTCAGCGTCAGGCGGTGGCCGATGCGATCGGCCGATGCTGTGAAAGCAGCGGTTTTCTGCTGCTCGTCGGCCATGGCGTACCCGATCGAGTGATCGACGACGCCAACCGTGCCCTGCGGGAGTTCTTCTCACTGCCGCAGGCAGTCAAGGATCAGGTCAAGGCGGATCCATCCGATCCACTGGCCCGCGGATTCAGCAGCGCAGGCAGCCTCGCGGCCACCAACGACGGAGCCGACCGCGCGGCCGAGCACGAATCACCGGACCACGTCGAGAAATTCGTGTACTTTCCGCTGGGCAACCCGGAGGGTGTCGACGGGCCGGGATGGACCGACCAACGGGTGGCGGTCGCCGAACGGTGGCCCGAGGTCGCGGGATTCCGCACGGCCTACCAACGGTATTACGACGAGATGGCTGCGCTTGCCACCGAGTTGTCCCGACTGTTCGCCTTGGCCCTGGGTCTGCGTGAGGACTGGTTCGACGAGAAGATCGACCGGCACAACTCGAACCTGATGGCCAACCACTACCCCGCGGACAATCAGCCTGAGGGCCATATCCGGCTGAGCCCGCACAGCGATTGGGGCAACCTCACGATCTTGTTGCAGGATGAATCCCAGAGCGGGCTACAGGTTCGGGGTGATCGTGGGGACTGGCTCGACGTACCGGTGGTGCCCGGCTCGTTCGTGATCAATATCGGTGACCTACTGGCCCGGTGGACCAACGATCGCTGGGTCAGCACGGTGCACCGCGTGGTGAGTACCGGAGCGCCGACGGCAGAACGGTTCAGTCTGCCGTTCTTCCACCAGCCCAACTTCGACGCCGTGATCGAGTGCATTCCCACGTGCGCCACACCGGACAATCCGGCGCGGTACGAGCCGGTGGTGTCCGGACCGTATCTGCTGGACAAGTTCAGGGTCGCCTACGCCCTGAATCCGCAGTGA